One genomic region from Lepidochelys kempii isolate rLepKem1 chromosome 19, rLepKem1.hap2, whole genome shotgun sequence encodes:
- the COL8A2 gene encoding collagen alpha-2(VIII) chain yields the protein MLAEAVSLLLLVAGIRSVSGGGAGGGGYAQVKYMQPMVKGPLGPPFREGKGQYLDMPPLLPMDLKGEPGPPGKPGPRGPPGPPGYPGKPGTGKPGLHGQPGPAGPPGFSGVGKPGIPGLPGKAGMKGMPGLKGEPGMRGEQGQRGLPGPPGLPGPAGISINGKPGMQGTPGLPGFRGEPGPKGEPGPRGERGLKGENGVGKPGFPGPRGNGGPPGPAGPPGPNGIGKPGFDGLPGAPGEKGEMGPFGAPGINGEPGPMGPRGPPGIDGIGIPGVGGVPGMQGPVGPKGEPGIRGLPGLPGPAGYGKPGLPGLKGDRGQPGVPGAIGDKGEPGIDGEAGEQGPQGVTGAPGMPGSMGLPGKYGLPGLKGEVGLPGPPGIPGMRGDQGPNGFAGKPGVPGERGLPGSHGPPGPTGPKGEPGFTGVPGVPGLTGSLGPKGDVGIPGQPGLRGPSGIPGLQGPSGPMGPQGLPGLKGEPGLPGPPGVGKVGEPGITGPIGPPGIPGTRGLNGPPGPPGPPGPPGAPGVFDETGIAGLHLPDGGVEGAVLGNGKPGKPQYGRGELSARIAPAFTAILTSPFPASGMPVKFDRTLYNGHNGYNPATGIFTCPISGIYYFAYHVHVKGTNVWVALYKNNVPATYTYDEYKKGYLDQASGSAVLELKENDQVWVQMPSDQANGLYSTEYIHSSFSGFLLCPT from the coding sequence ACATGCCACCGCTCCTGCCGATGGATCTCAAAGGGGAGCCAGGCCCCCCAGGAAAGCCAGGACCAAGAGGACCTCCAGGCCCCCCAGGCTATCCAGGAAAACCAGGCACTGGGAAACCCGGACTTCATGGCCAGCCAGGCCCTGCTGGGCCCCCTGGATTTTCTGGTGTTGGCAAACCAGGTATCCCAGGGCTTCCAGGAAAGGCAGGTATGAAAGGGATGCCCGGCCTCAAAGGTGAACCCGGCATGAGAGGTGAGCAAGGCCAGAGAGGATTACCTGGCCCGCCAGGATTGCCTGGGCCAGCAGGCATCTCAATCAATGGGAAACCAGGCATGCAGGGCACTCCAGGCCTACCAGGATTTAGGGGTGAGCCTGGGCCAAAAGGGGAACCAGGGCCTCGGGGGGAGCGTGGCTTAAAGGGTGAAAATGGTGTTGGGAAGCCAGGGTTTCCAGGTCCCAGAGGAAATGGAGGGCCCCCTGGCCCCGCTGGGCCTCCAGGGCCAAACGGCATTGGGAAACCAGGGTTTGATGGCTTACCAGGTGCTCCAGGGGAGAAAGGCGAGATGGGTCCATTTGGAGCCCCTGGGATCAATGGGGAACCTGGGCCGATGGGTCCACGGGGTCCACCAGGCATTGATGGAATAGGCATCCCAGGGGTCGGAGGGGTTCCGGGTATGCAAGGCCCTGTGGGGCCAAAAGGAGAACCCGGTATCCGTGGCCTTCCCGGTTTACCTGGGCCTGCAGGCTATGGGAAACCGGGTCTGCCGGGCTTAAAAGGAGATCGTGGGCAACCTGGGGTCCCAGGAGCCATTGGCGACAAAGGGGAACCAGGCATAGATGGGGAAGCAGGTGAGCAGGGCCCTCAGGGTGTCACTGGAGCCCCAGGGATGCCGGGCTCCATGGGCTTGCCGGGCAAATATGGGCTGCCAGGCCTCAAAGGTGAGGTTGGGTTACCTGGGCCCCCAGGAATACCAGGGATGCGTGGAGACCAAGGGCCAAACGGTTTTGCAGGGAAACCAGGGGTGCCTGGAGAGAGAGGTCTGCCTGGGTCACATGGACCCCCTGGCCCCACAGGCCCAAAAGGAGAACCAGGCTTCACAGGGGTTCCTGGAGTGCCAGGGTTAACAGGTAGCCTGGGACCAAAGGGGGATGTAGGAATTCCAGGCCAGCCAGGCCTGAGGGGCCCATCTGGTATTCCAGGCCTACAAGGCCCTTCTGGTCCCATGGGGCCACAGGGCTTACCAGGGCTGAAAGGGGAACCTGGCCTCCCAGGCCCTCCAGGTGTGGGGAAGGTAGGGGAGCCTGGCATTACAGGACCCATTGGCCCACCAGGAATACCAGGGACACGTGGATTAAATGGCCCCCCAGGACCACCAGGGCCGCCTGGTCCCCCCGGGGCACCAGGGGTGTTCGACGAGACAGGCATTGCTGGGCTGCACTTGCCAGATGGAGGCGTGGAAGGAGCGGTGTTAGGGAATGGCAAGCCTGGGAAGCCACAGTATGGCAGAGGGGAGCTCTCTGCCCGGATAGCACCCGCTTTCACGGCCATCCTGacctccccattcccagcctctggcatgCCAGTCAAATTCGACAGGACTTTGTATAACGGGCACAACGGCTACAATCCAGCCACTGGGATATTCACCTGCCCCATCTCCGGCATCTATTACTTTGCCTACCACGTGCACGTCAAAGGGACTAATGTTTGGGTGGCGCTTTATAAGAACAATGTGCCCGCCACATACACCTACGATGAGTACAAAAAAGGCTACCTGGATCAAGCCTCAGGCAGCGCAGTTCTCGAACTCAAAGAGAATGACCAAGTCTGGGTCCAAATGCCCTCGGACCAAGCCAATGGGCTGTACTCCACAGAATACATCCACTCCTCCTTCTCCGGCTTCCTGCTTTGCCCCACATAA